One window from the genome of Aquabacterium sp. A3 encodes:
- a CDS encoding DUF2130 domain-containing protein — MHEIICPHCHKAFKVDEAGYADILKQVRDKDFEQQLHERLHLAEQEKRNAVELAVVKVTGELRQQASAKEVEIQQLKARLEAELQKTAASKDAEIQGLKAQLDAIAVSQKLAITEAVNAVEKERDALKSGLERAELEKQLAEKALKDKYETQIKDRDDAIERLRDMKARLSTKMVGETLEQHCETEFNRIRATAFPRAYFEKDNDARTGSKGDYIFRDKDEAGTEIVSIMFEMKNESDRTATKGRNEDFLKELDKDRTEKGCEYAVLVSLLEPDSELYNSGIVDVSHRYPKMYVVRPQFFIPIITLLRNAAMNSLQYKSELALVKAQNIDITNFENELDSFKAAFAKNYDLASRRFETAIAEIDKSIDHLQKTKDALLGADRNLRLANDKAQDVTIKKLTRGNPTMAQKFSELKDGDPSNG; from the coding sequence ATGCACGAGATCATTTGCCCGCACTGCCACAAGGCGTTCAAGGTTGACGAGGCGGGTTACGCGGACATCCTGAAGCAGGTGCGCGACAAGGACTTTGAGCAGCAATTGCATGAACGCCTGCACCTGGCCGAGCAGGAGAAACGAAACGCCGTCGAGCTGGCGGTGGTCAAGGTCACTGGCGAGTTGCGACAGCAGGCTTCAGCCAAAGAAGTCGAGATTCAGCAACTGAAGGCCAGGCTCGAAGCCGAATTGCAAAAGACGGCGGCCAGCAAAGACGCAGAGATCCAGGGCCTGAAGGCTCAGCTTGACGCCATCGCGGTCTCGCAAAAGCTGGCCATCACCGAGGCGGTGAACGCCGTAGAGAAGGAGCGCGATGCGCTCAAGAGCGGTCTTGAACGGGCGGAGCTTGAAAAGCAGCTGGCCGAGAAGGCGCTGAAGGACAAGTACGAGACGCAGATCAAGGACCGTGACGACGCGATCGAGCGCCTGCGCGACATGAAGGCCCGGCTGTCCACCAAGATGGTGGGCGAGACGCTGGAGCAGCATTGCGAGACCGAGTTCAACCGCATCCGGGCGACGGCCTTTCCTCGGGCCTATTTCGAGAAGGACAACGACGCGCGCACCGGCAGCAAGGGTGACTACATCTTCAGGGACAAGGACGAGGCGGGCACAGAGATCGTCTCGATCATGTTCGAGATGAAGAACGAGAGCGACCGCACCGCCACGAAGGGCCGCAACGAAGACTTCCTGAAAGAGCTGGACAAGGACCGAACGGAAAAGGGGTGCGAGTACGCCGTCCTGGTGTCCTTGCTGGAGCCCGACAGCGAGCTCTACAACTCAGGGATCGTCGATGTGTCTCATCGGTATCCCAAGATGTACGTGGTGCGGCCGCAGTTCTTCATTCCCATCATCACGCTGCTTCGCAACGCGGCCATGAATTCGCTCCAGTACAAATCGGAGTTGGCGTTGGTGAAAGCGCAGAACATCGACATCACGAACTTCGAAAACGAGCTGGACTCCTTCAAGGCCGCGTTCGCCAAGAACTACGACCTGGCCTCCAGGCGCTTCGAGACGGCCATCGCCGAAATCGACAAGTCCATCGATCACCTTCAAAAGACCAAGGACGCATTGTTGGGCGCTGACCGCAATCTGCGCCTTGCGAATGACAAGGCCCAGGATGTGACGATCAAGAAGCTGACGCGGGGCAACCCCACGATGGCGCAGAAGTTTTCAGAGCTCAAAGATGGAGACCCTTCTAATGGCTGA
- a CDS encoding PEP-CTERM sorting domain-containing protein — MKSVALSLVIWSFATLAQAAPVITLTGRDAFMGSTNFGPGGTGTAPPVSLPGDSQSFSGLTPATLTLGGSDQAMSTGPFDSTNLIGAAWAHVQSYSASGSVLAAQGRINVAGGGKGCNVGGCFDFDAGGTHNNRQTLYFSISEDAAFTASGWSGSQQIIDVERWTGSGWEVYRGLFGAWDPFITYNSGLDGAPPVSWSFSNTFLAGDYRIYNKRDFYVGSTDVSWSYAIEFTTPGAVVTAVPEPQALALLLAGLGVVAWRRRGQPYLLPT; from the coding sequence ATGAAGTCAGTGGCATTGTCTTTGGTGATCTGGTCGTTCGCCACACTGGCGCAAGCCGCGCCCGTCATCACGCTCACCGGGCGAGATGCCTTCATGGGCTCCACCAACTTCGGGCCTGGCGGCACGGGCACCGCCCCACCGGTCAGCCTGCCGGGCGACAGCCAGAGCTTCAGCGGCTTGACCCCGGCCACCCTGACGCTGGGCGGCAGCGACCAGGCCATGTCCACAGGGCCGTTTGACTCCACCAACCTGATCGGCGCTGCGTGGGCCCATGTGCAAAGCTACAGCGCCAGCGGCTCGGTGCTGGCCGCCCAGGGACGCATCAACGTCGCGGGTGGCGGCAAGGGCTGCAACGTGGGCGGCTGTTTTGACTTTGACGCCGGTGGCACCCACAACAATCGGCAAACGCTGTACTTCTCCATCAGCGAAGACGCAGCCTTCACCGCCAGCGGCTGGTCGGGCTCGCAGCAGATCATCGATGTGGAGCGATGGACGGGCTCGGGCTGGGAGGTCTACCGCGGATTGTTCGGTGCCTGGGATCCGTTCATCACCTACAACAGCGGTCTGGATGGCGCGCCGCCAGTGAGCTGGAGCTTCAGCAACACCTTCCTGGCGGGCGATTACCGCATCTATAACAAGCGCGATTTTTACGTGGGCAGCACGGACGTGAGCTGGTCTTACGCCATCGAGTTCACCACGCCGGGGGCGGTGGTCACGGCGGTGCCTGAGCCCCAGGCCCTGGCCTTGTTGCTGGCCGGCCTGGGGGTGGTGGCGTGGCGCCGGCGTGGCCAGCCTTACTTGTTGCCCACCTGA
- a CDS encoding DUF2789 domain-containing protein has translation MDTITPTMRHLFQQLGLPDTPTDIARFIHDHRPLPEDVRVSEAPFWTPAQAMFIKDKLQSDDHWAVVVDELNTRLRAP, from the coding sequence ATGGACACCATCACCCCCACCATGCGGCACCTGTTTCAACAACTGGGCCTGCCCGACACCCCAACGGACATCGCCCGGTTCATCCACGATCACCGGCCGCTGCCAGAGGATGTGCGGGTCAGCGAGGCGCCCTTCTGGACACCTGCGCAAGCCATGTTCATCAAAGACAAGCTGCAGAGCGATGACCACTGGGCCGTGGTGGTGGATGAACTCAACACCCGCTTGCGGGCCCCATGA
- a CDS encoding glycine zipper 2TM domain-containing protein, with protein sequence MSMAACSQMTQRDKNTAAGAAIGAGVGAILTGGSGVGTAGGAAVGGVIGNQVGNK encoded by the coding sequence ATGTCGATGGCCGCCTGTTCGCAAATGACCCAACGTGACAAGAACACCGCCGCCGGTGCGGCCATCGGCGCTGGCGTGGGTGCCATCCTGACCGGTGGCAGCGGCGTGGGCACCGCGGGTGGCGCCGCCGTGGGTGGCGTGATCGGCAATCAGGTGGGCAACAAGTAA